A part of Pseudoalteromonas arctica A 37-1-2 genomic DNA contains:
- the tadA gene encoding tRNA adenosine(34) deaminase TadA: MNEPFDDSYWMEQALLYAKQAELLDEIPVGAIVVKDNQLVSVGYNRSITDNDPSAHAEMIAVREAGKVLNNYRLIDCTLYVTLEPCSMCAGLLVHSRIKRLVFGAVDAKTGSAGSIMNLLQEPKLNHQVEVCGGVLAQQCGDTISNFFKRRRAQIKAAKKAARDDQINKPN, from the coding sequence ATGAACGAACCATTTGATGATTCCTACTGGATGGAACAAGCGCTTTTGTATGCAAAGCAAGCAGAGCTGCTTGATGAAATTCCGGTTGGAGCAATTGTAGTCAAAGATAACCAGCTAGTTTCAGTCGGGTATAACCGCTCAATAACGGATAATGACCCATCTGCCCATGCCGAAATGATTGCAGTGCGAGAAGCTGGAAAAGTCCTTAACAATTACCGCTTAATTGATTGCACCTTATACGTAACGTTAGAGCCTTGTTCTATGTGTGCGGGATTGTTAGTGCATAGCAGAATAAAGCGTTTAGTATTTGGAGCAGTCGATGCTAAAACAGGGTCTGCAGGTTCAATTATGAATTTATTACAAGAGCCTAAGTTAAATCATCAAGTTGAGGTGTGCGGTGGTGTTTTGGCACAGCAGTGCGGGGATACTATTTCGAATTTTTTTAAACGTAGAAGAGCGCAAATTAAAGCAGCTAAGAAAGCTGCTCGTGATGATCAAATAAATAAGCCTAACTAG
- a CDS encoding inosine/guanosine kinase: MKFPGRRRHKHYFPVEAKDPLTNQLNATERLQRSYITGIDQIVVDIEAKVDQAFLDEFQLRRGMSQVIDSDTTNALYDRLKLNNMVDFEFAGGTIGNTMHNYSVLADDRSVLLGVMSENIKIGSYAYRFLCNTSSRVDLNYLQPVDGPVGRCFTLIDETGERTFAISAGLMNHLRPESIDKDLIENSSALVISAYLMRTQGSETMTEATMQAVKYANDAGVPVVLTLGTKFLIEQDPTWWANFVEKHVDILAMNEEEGLAITGFEDPLLAADKALDWVDLVICTAGEKGLFMAGYVDESLKRETEYPLLPGAIPDFNRYEFSRAMRKDECDEPIRAYSHTAPFMGGPDSIKNTNGAGDCALAAVLHDLSANVYHKLNVANSAKHQQQAITYSSLSQISKYANRASYEVLVQHSPRLSRGLPEREDCLEQVYWEQ; this comes from the coding sequence ATGAAATTTCCTGGACGCCGCAGGCATAAACATTATTTTCCAGTGGAAGCCAAAGATCCACTTACCAATCAACTTAACGCAACAGAGCGATTACAACGTAGTTATATTACGGGTATCGATCAGATCGTTGTTGATATAGAGGCAAAAGTTGATCAAGCTTTCCTTGACGAATTTCAACTACGTAGAGGGATGTCGCAAGTTATTGATAGCGATACAACAAACGCCTTATACGATCGTTTAAAATTAAACAATATGGTTGATTTTGAGTTTGCCGGTGGAACCATTGGTAACACTATGCACAACTACTCTGTACTTGCAGATGATCGCTCAGTTTTATTAGGCGTAATGAGCGAAAATATAAAAATAGGTAGCTACGCTTACCGTTTTTTATGTAATACCTCAAGCCGTGTAGACTTAAACTACCTTCAACCAGTTGATGGGCCTGTAGGTCGTTGTTTTACATTAATTGATGAAACCGGTGAGCGTACTTTTGCAATAAGTGCAGGCCTAATGAATCACTTACGTCCTGAATCTATCGATAAAGACCTTATTGAGAATTCATCAGCGTTAGTGATTAGTGCCTATCTTATGCGTACTCAAGGTAGCGAAACAATGACTGAAGCCACTATGCAAGCGGTAAAATACGCTAATGACGCAGGTGTGCCAGTTGTGCTTACACTCGGTACTAAGTTCTTAATTGAGCAAGACCCTACTTGGTGGGCAAACTTTGTTGAAAAGCATGTTGATATTCTTGCTATGAACGAAGAAGAAGGTTTAGCTATTACAGGTTTTGAAGATCCTCTTCTAGCTGCTGATAAAGCACTTGATTGGGTAGACTTAGTTATTTGTACCGCTGGCGAAAAAGGCTTATTTATGGCCGGCTACGTAGACGAAAGCTTAAAGCGTGAAACCGAATACCCGTTACTACCAGGCGCCATACCTGATTTTAACCGTTACGAATTCTCACGAGCTATGCGTAAAGATGAGTGTGATGAACCTATCAGAGCATATAGTCATACGGCCCCATTTATGGGGGGACCTGATTCAATCAAAAACACCAATGGTGCAGGTGATTGCGCACTTGCGGCTGTACTACATGATTTGTCAGCGAATGTTTATCATAAACTTAATGTGGCAAACTCAGCTAAGCATCAGCAACAAGCTATTACTTACTCGTCACTATCGCAAATTAGTAAATATGCTAACCGAGCGAGTTATGAAGTATTAGTTCAACACTCTCCGCGTTTATCTCGTGGCTTACCTGAACGTGAAGATTGTTTAGAGCAGGTTTACTGGGAACAATAA
- the glsB gene encoding glutaminase B produces the protein MPTADYQKVLDEIAHEVRPLLSQGKVADYIPALAEVDPEQFSIAIYTTDGETVCAGDCSQRFTIQSVSKVMTLTMALQRYGDELWHRVGKEPSGTAFNSLTQLEFEKGIPRNPFINAGAIVTCDALYSRLSAPMHSMLETFRLLAGNRGVVIDKKVANSEYEFRHRNAAMAHLMKSFGNFENEVDDVLWAYFNFCSIELNCIELAKAYNFLANKGVDYSSGKRVLSSRQNKQLNSLLFTSGLYDAAGDFGYRVGMPGKSGVSGTILAVLPNKFTVAVYSPGLNSFGNSVAGIAALELLSKKLDISIF, from the coding sequence TTGCCTACAGCTGATTACCAAAAGGTGCTTGATGAAATAGCACATGAAGTACGTCCTTTATTATCACAAGGGAAAGTAGCTGATTATATACCGGCGCTTGCCGAGGTTGATCCGGAACAATTTTCTATCGCTATTTATACAACTGATGGTGAAACTGTGTGCGCAGGGGATTGTTCTCAACGCTTCACTATTCAATCAGTTTCTAAAGTTATGACACTTACTATGGCACTACAGCGTTATGGTGATGAACTTTGGCATAGAGTCGGAAAGGAACCCTCAGGTACAGCCTTTAACTCGCTTACACAGCTTGAATTTGAAAAGGGGATTCCTCGTAACCCATTCATCAATGCAGGCGCAATTGTAACGTGTGATGCATTATACAGCCGCTTATCTGCGCCAATGCATTCTATGCTCGAAACCTTCAGGTTATTAGCTGGTAATAGAGGCGTAGTAATTGATAAAAAAGTCGCTAATTCAGAGTATGAGTTCAGGCACCGAAATGCTGCGATGGCGCATTTGATGAAATCGTTTGGTAATTTTGAAAACGAAGTAGATGATGTTTTGTGGGCTTACTTTAACTTTTGCTCTATTGAGCTCAACTGTATTGAATTAGCAAAAGCTTATAATTTTTTAGCTAATAAAGGTGTTGATTATAGCTCTGGTAAACGCGTTTTAAGTAGTCGTCAGAATAAACAGCTTAATTCGCTTTTATTCACGAGTGGTTTATATGATGCTGCGGGGGATTTTGGTTACAGAGTGGGTATGCCTGGTAAGTCGGGAGTATCAGGAACTATTTTAGCTGTACTACCAAATAAGTTTACAGTGGCTGTTTATTCACCGGGGCTTAATTCGTTTGGTAATTCGGTTGCAGGAATTGCAGCGCTCGAGCTGTTATCTAAAAAACTCGATATTTCTATTTTTTAG
- a CDS encoding tetratricopeptide repeat protein codes for MSNIVSINAQNLQQVLGETSQQKLVLLNFFSPQSPDCIGQAAILDKIAAEYASYIVVANLDCDAEQALASQLAQQVGLQTLPTLVLLKDSAPVDLLAGVQSEAQIREALAKHLPAQQDLLLEQAKQALLKSDLNAAFNYAKQAYEIDSGNARIKLVLADICIQIHKVDEAQALINTIDVQEQDAYFNNIKAKCEAALEAKDSPEIKEKQQQVEKYPNDLELKEELSILLNEAGRKEEALDILFTVLQKDLNFNEAKPSFLAIIASLPDGDALAAKYRRKLYSILY; via the coding sequence ATGAGCAACATAGTTAGTATTAATGCGCAAAACCTTCAACAAGTACTCGGTGAAACATCACAGCAAAAATTGGTGTTGCTTAACTTTTTCTCTCCTCAAAGTCCTGACTGCATCGGACAGGCTGCAATTTTAGATAAAATAGCGGCTGAATATGCAAGCTATATAGTAGTAGCAAACCTAGATTGCGATGCAGAGCAAGCACTCGCTTCTCAACTTGCGCAGCAAGTTGGTCTTCAAACTCTGCCTACGCTTGTATTATTAAAAGACTCTGCACCAGTAGATTTACTTGCAGGTGTTCAAAGTGAGGCACAAATACGCGAAGCCCTAGCAAAGCATTTACCTGCGCAACAAGACTTACTGTTAGAGCAAGCAAAACAAGCGTTATTAAAGTCAGATTTAAATGCTGCATTTAATTATGCAAAGCAAGCTTATGAAATAGACAGCGGTAATGCACGCATCAAATTAGTGCTTGCAGACATATGTATTCAAATTCACAAGGTAGATGAAGCCCAAGCGCTTATAAATACAATAGACGTACAAGAGCAAGATGCTTACTTTAATAATATAAAAGCAAAATGCGAAGCTGCGCTTGAAGCAAAAGACTCACCAGAGATTAAAGAAAAGCAACAACAAGTAGAAAAGTACCCAAATGACCTAGAATTAAAAGAAGAGCTCAGTATTTTACTCAATGAAGCAGGCAGAAAAGAAGAAGCATTGGATATACTATTTACAGTGCTGCAAAAAGATCTGAATTTCAATGAAGCGAAACCAAGCTTTTTAGCCATTATTGCCTCTTTACCCGATGGTGATGCGCTCGCAGCAAAGTATCGTCGCAAGTTATATAGTATTTTATACTAG
- a CDS encoding M20 metallopeptidase family protein → MKLTYLSAILLLASPLVQANGLDLNLSKTMPAIEKFYLDLHQSPELSYHEQETGNKIVDKLTQLGFKVTSNVGGFGVVGIYKNGNGPTVMIRTDTDGLPIIEQTGKSYASKVKVIDEHGAKVGVMHGCGHDIHMSSFIGTAEQLIVHKDQWKGTLMMVAQPAEEVGGGAKAMLGEGLFSKYEKPDHIIALHVSASVPAGKVSMKNEYTMASVDSVDITIKGKGGHGAYPHTTIDPVIIAARTVLALQTITSRELSPLEPSVITVGSIHGGSKHNVISDEVKLQLTLRSYNPNVRSAQIAAIKRITAGIAQSAGLNESNYPVVYVHEDESIPSTYNNPAQTDIVRNSIASAIGDTNVLETQAVMAGEDFGLFGRTDENIPITLFWLGGVNQAQYADSIKTGEVLPSLHSSKFAPDYKVAIPTGIKAMSNAAVALFNK, encoded by the coding sequence ATGAAATTAACTTATCTAAGTGCAATACTTTTATTAGCAAGCCCATTAGTACAAGCAAATGGACTCGATTTGAATTTAAGCAAAACCATGCCAGCTATAGAAAAGTTTTACCTTGATTTACACCAATCGCCAGAGCTTTCTTATCACGAACAAGAAACGGGTAATAAAATAGTGGATAAATTAACTCAGCTGGGTTTTAAAGTAACAAGTAATGTAGGTGGCTTTGGTGTTGTCGGCATTTACAAAAACGGAAACGGTCCAACCGTGATGATCCGTACTGACACCGATGGCTTACCTATTATAGAGCAGACAGGAAAGTCCTATGCCTCAAAAGTTAAAGTAATAGACGAGCATGGTGCGAAAGTAGGTGTAATGCACGGTTGTGGCCACGATATTCACATGAGCTCTTTTATTGGTACTGCTGAGCAATTAATAGTACACAAAGATCAATGGAAAGGCACTTTGATGATGGTTGCACAGCCTGCCGAAGAAGTTGGTGGGGGTGCTAAAGCCATGTTAGGCGAAGGACTATTTAGTAAATATGAAAAACCTGATCATATAATTGCTTTGCATGTAAGTGCTAGCGTCCCCGCTGGTAAGGTATCAATGAAAAATGAATACACTATGGCAAGTGTAGATTCTGTCGATATTACAATAAAAGGTAAAGGTGGTCATGGTGCTTATCCGCATACAACTATAGACCCTGTGATTATAGCTGCACGCACAGTACTTGCTCTGCAAACAATCACAAGCCGAGAACTTTCACCGCTAGAGCCTTCGGTTATTACGGTTGGGTCTATTCATGGTGGCTCAAAACATAATGTGATTTCGGATGAAGTAAAACTACAACTCACTCTCAGAAGCTATAACCCAAATGTTAGAAGTGCTCAAATAGCAGCAATAAAACGAATCACGGCAGGTATTGCACAAAGTGCTGGCCTAAATGAATCAAACTACCCTGTAGTATATGTACATGAAGATGAATCTATTCCATCTACTTATAATAACCCTGCACAAACAGACATTGTTAGAAACTCTATTGCCAGCGCAATTGGTGATACTAATGTGCTTGAAACACAAGCTGTAATGGCGGGTGAAGACTTTGGCCTATTCGGACGCACCGATGAAAATATCCCGATTACCTTATTTTGGCTAGGAGGTGTAAACCAAGCACAATATGCAGATTCGATAAAAACAGGTGAAGTACTCCCTTCCCTACACTCTAGTAAATTTGCACCAGATTATAAAGTTGCTATCCCTACCGGAATAAAAGCAATGAGTAACGCTGCTGTTGCTTTATTTAATAAGTAA
- a CDS encoding DNA topoisomerase III, producing the protein MKLYIAEKPSLGRAIADALPKPHKKYDGYIEVANGDCVSWCIGHLLEQAEPDDYDERFKKWQFEHLPIIPEQWKLKAKTKTRKQLTVLKKLIKQASQLIHAGDPDREGQLLVDQVIEEAKISQAKKQSTQRLLISDLNLSAVKKSLGTMRSNRDFIPLSVSALARSRADWLFGMNLTRAYTLAGQKAGFGNVLSVGRVQTPILGLVVNRDNEIAHFVSKPFYDVLAHLLTPDNQPFIAKWVPSKACEPHQDEEGRILNKALAQNVASRITKQSAELTSLDQKQKKQSAPLPYNLSALQIDAAKAFGMPAQKVLDICQILYERHKLITYPRSDNRYLPKDHHQDASAIFKAISANGGQSSELVNGADVKKRSKCFNDSKVAAHHAIVPTAKQLKSASLNGDEAKVYQLISRHYLIQFYPDYIYNETKAEITIAGGLFKANAKQDVSLGFKVLMGKSELKDEATLPPLTKGMPLFCEQGEVVEKHTSPPAYFTDATLLAAMTGISRYVKDPQIKKVLKDTDGLGTEATRAGIIELLFKRRFLKREGKSIRATETGLALISVLPQGLASPDLTAKWESSLGDIAQQVMSYQQFLQPLLADLNGFVQLAANCDSNAFARLPKSSPKKRFAKRGGKATLKKSSYKKSSVAS; encoded by the coding sequence ATGAAACTCTACATTGCAGAAAAACCTTCACTTGGACGCGCTATTGCTGATGCGTTACCAAAACCACATAAAAAATATGATGGTTATATAGAAGTCGCTAATGGCGATTGTGTATCGTGGTGTATTGGACATTTGCTAGAACAAGCAGAACCCGATGATTACGATGAGCGCTTTAAAAAGTGGCAGTTTGAACACTTACCTATAATACCTGAACAGTGGAAGTTAAAAGCCAAAACCAAAACTCGCAAACAGCTCACTGTTTTAAAAAAATTAATTAAACAAGCCTCGCAACTTATTCACGCTGGCGATCCAGACCGTGAAGGCCAGCTACTAGTCGATCAAGTAATTGAAGAAGCTAAAATAAGTCAGGCTAAAAAGCAGAGTACGCAACGTTTACTCATTAGTGATTTAAACTTATCGGCGGTAAAAAAATCACTGGGTACTATGCGTTCTAATCGAGATTTTATTCCGCTAAGTGTATCTGCTTTAGCGCGCTCTCGTGCTGATTGGCTATTTGGTATGAATTTAACACGTGCATACACACTAGCTGGGCAAAAAGCAGGGTTTGGTAATGTGCTTTCGGTAGGGCGAGTACAAACCCCTATTTTAGGTCTTGTTGTTAATAGAGATAACGAAATAGCACACTTTGTATCTAAGCCTTTTTACGATGTACTGGCGCATTTACTTACTCCAGATAACCAGCCATTCATAGCTAAGTGGGTTCCTAGTAAAGCATGTGAGCCACATCAAGATGAAGAAGGGCGAATACTTAACAAAGCACTCGCACAAAATGTTGCTTCACGCATTACAAAGCAAAGTGCTGAGCTTACTTCACTTGACCAAAAACAAAAAAAACAAAGTGCTCCATTACCTTATAATTTATCTGCACTACAAATCGATGCGGCTAAAGCATTTGGTATGCCAGCTCAAAAAGTGTTGGATATTTGCCAAATACTTTACGAACGTCATAAATTAATTACTTACCCACGCTCGGATAATCGTTATTTACCTAAAGATCACCATCAAGATGCATCAGCTATTTTTAAAGCTATAAGTGCTAATGGTGGGCAAAGCAGTGAATTAGTAAACGGGGCTGATGTAAAAAAGCGTAGTAAATGTTTTAACGATTCAAAAGTGGCTGCCCATCATGCCATTGTGCCTACGGCTAAGCAGTTAAAGTCAGCGAGTTTGAACGGTGACGAAGCGAAGGTATATCAATTAATAAGCCGCCATTACCTAATTCAGTTTTATCCCGACTATATATATAACGAAACTAAAGCAGAGATAACAATCGCTGGCGGATTATTTAAAGCAAATGCAAAACAAGATGTAAGCCTGGGCTTTAAGGTATTAATGGGTAAGTCTGAATTAAAAGATGAAGCTACGTTACCTCCTTTAACTAAAGGTATGCCTCTTTTTTGTGAGCAAGGCGAAGTGGTCGAAAAGCATACATCACCTCCTGCTTATTTTACCGATGCTACATTATTGGCTGCGATGACCGGCATTAGTCGTTATGTTAAAGATCCACAAATTAAAAAAGTATTAAAAGACACTGATGGTTTAGGTACGGAGGCAACACGTGCGGGAATAATCGAGTTGTTATTTAAGCGGCGTTTTTTAAAACGTGAAGGTAAGTCAATTAGAGCGACCGAAACGGGACTTGCCCTTATTAGCGTATTACCACAAGGTTTAGCGAGTCCTGATTTAACCGCAAAGTGGGAATCGAGCTTAGGTGATATCGCGCAGCAAGTAATGAGTTATCAGCAATTTTTACAGCCTTTACTTGCTGACCTAAATGGGTTTGTACAATTAGCAGCAAACTGCGATAGCAATGCATTTGCAAGGTTACCAAAAAGCTCACCTAAAAAACGCTTTGCTAAACGAGGTGGAAAAGCGACCCTTAAAAAGTCGAGTTATAAAAAAAGCTCTGTTGCTAGTTAG
- a CDS encoding flagellar motor protein MotB: MSDQECKCPPPGLPAWMGTFADLMSLLMCFFVLLLAFSEMDVLKFKQIAGSMKFAFGVQNKIEVKDIPKGTSVIAMEFTPGKPEPTPIETIQQQTVEMTQQMLEFQAGDESSAGGRQEQRGDKRGGESRSTSQEESSEQATSAADQEQTNELVKKIAQQLEKQIIDGAIELESLGQQIIIRIRENGSFPSGSAFLQPKFKPIIQDIGVLLKDVPGEITVSGHTDDFQVSNELYINNWDLSSKRAVAVASELQKVQGFDKTRMMVVGRAETRPLVPNDTDEDRRRNRRVEISILQGKAKESAPIDVR; this comes from the coding sequence ATGTCTGATCAAGAGTGCAAATGCCCACCACCAGGTTTACCTGCATGGATGGGAACGTTTGCCGATTTAATGTCACTGTTAATGTGCTTTTTTGTACTCTTGCTCGCGTTTTCAGAAATGGATGTACTTAAGTTTAAACAAATTGCGGGCTCTATGAAGTTTGCTTTTGGTGTGCAGAATAAAATTGAAGTAAAAGACATCCCCAAAGGTACCTCTGTTATTGCCATGGAGTTTACCCCAGGCAAACCAGAGCCAACCCCAATAGAAACCATTCAGCAGCAAACAGTCGAAATGACTCAACAAATGTTAGAGTTTCAGGCTGGCGATGAAAGCTCAGCAGGCGGCAGGCAAGAACAGCGCGGGGATAAACGCGGTGGCGAATCTCGTAGTACCTCACAAGAAGAATCTTCTGAGCAAGCAACTTCAGCAGCCGATCAGGAGCAAACTAACGAGCTTGTTAAAAAGATAGCGCAGCAGCTTGAAAAGCAAATAATCGATGGCGCAATTGAGCTTGAGTCTTTAGGGCAGCAAATAATTATTCGCATTAGAGAGAATGGTTCATTTCCTTCAGGTAGTGCATTTTTACAACCTAAGTTTAAACCTATAATTCAAGATATCGGTGTGCTGTTAAAAGATGTACCCGGTGAAATAACAGTATCTGGCCATACAGATGATTTTCAGGTATCGAATGAGTTATATATTAATAATTGGGACCTATCATCAAAGCGTGCTGTAGCCGTCGCAAGTGAACTGCAAAAAGTCCAAGGATTTGATAAAACCCGAATGATGGTGGTTGGTCGAGCTGAAACACGACCACTTGTACCGAATGACACCGATGAAGATCGCCGCAGGAATCGCCGAGTAGAAATATCTATATTACAAGGTAAAGCAAAAGAGTCAGCTCCTATAGATGTAAGATAA
- the pomA gene encoding flagellar motor protein PomA, which yields MDLATIIGILGAIGLIVMSMFMSSSGEMAMFYNTPSVVIVFGGSLFIVLSNFTMSQFLGIGKVVAKAFMFKIETPEILIEKAVELADSARKGGFLALEEAEIPNPFMRKGVDMLVDGHDADVVRATLQKDISLTTTRHELGAGLFKSLADIGPAMGMIGTLIGLVAMLSNMDDPKAIGPAMAVALLTTLYGAFLANVVAIPIQVKLELRKDEEAMNQRLILDAILGIQDGQNPKVIEGILKNYLAESKRKVDTEE from the coding sequence GTGGATTTAGCAACCATAATCGGGATCCTAGGCGCAATTGGCTTAATTGTCATGTCTATGTTTATGAGTAGTAGCGGTGAAATGGCTATGTTTTACAATACCCCGTCTGTGGTTATTGTATTTGGTGGTTCACTCTTTATTGTTTTATCAAACTTCACTATGTCGCAATTTTTGGGGATAGGTAAAGTTGTTGCCAAAGCGTTTATGTTTAAAATCGAAACGCCAGAAATACTTATCGAAAAAGCAGTAGAACTTGCGGATTCAGCTCGTAAAGGCGGTTTTTTAGCACTCGAAGAAGCTGAAATTCCAAACCCCTTTATGCGCAAAGGCGTCGATATGCTCGTTGATGGCCACGACGCAGATGTAGTTCGCGCTACACTTCAAAAAGATATTTCTCTAACCACGACTCGCCATGAATTGGGCGCGGGTTTATTTAAGTCGTTAGCTGATATAGGGCCTGCAATGGGTATGATTGGTACTCTAATTGGTTTGGTTGCAATGTTGTCTAACATGGATGACCCAAAGGCAATTGGTCCGGCAATGGCAGTAGCACTATTAACAACTTTATATGGCGCGTTTTTAGCCAATGTTGTGGCAATTCCTATTCAGGTAAAACTTGAACTGCGTAAAGACGAGGAAGCGATGAATCAGCGTTTAATTTTGGATGCTATTTTAGGTATACAAGATGGTCAAAATCCAAAAGTAATCGAAGGTATTTTGAAAAATTACTTAGCTGAATCTAAACGCAAAGTAGATACCGAGGAGTAA
- a CDS encoding exodeoxyribonuclease VII small subunit, protein MATKKPENLSFEQALEELSTIVSDMEQGDLSLEQSLKQFERGIALASASSRKLQQAEQKVSILMGNGEKSVLTNFDNDME, encoded by the coding sequence ATGGCGACTAAAAAACCTGAAAACTTAAGTTTCGAACAAGCACTAGAAGAATTATCTACAATCGTTAGTGACATGGAACAAGGTGACTTATCGCTTGAGCAATCGTTAAAGCAATTTGAACGTGGAATTGCATTAGCAAGTGCTTCATCAAGGAAATTACAGCAAGCAGAACAAAAAGTATCAATTTTGATGGGGAATGGCGAAAAGTCAGTACTTACAAACTTTGATAATGATATGGAATAG